The nucleotide window TGTACGCCGATTACCGCGACAAAGACCCCGTCACCGGGGAATACGCGCTTACTTTTGTCAAGCTGCCGGAAAAAGACGACGCGCCGACATAGAATCGGTGCGCCGTTTTTGCTTATAGCTGCAATACCTGGCTGGGTAAAATGACGTGGGACGTATCAACTTTAGAGGCTCTGGAGATGACGAGAATTGTCCCGACAATCAAGATAGCAAAAATCAGGATGACGGCGACCAGATGCGGCCATTTGATGCGAATTTTTCGAAGCCGCTCCATGCCCTTTGCTTGAACGGGCGCGGTATCACCCGCACCGGCCTTGGCTTTATTTTTCGGTGATGCGCCGGCGGCGGAATGCGCTGCGCTCATATGATGACCCCCGTTTCAGGCGGTTGATGGTGTTAACCTGCTGTTTATATTATCTCCAATAAATCCGTCAATGAGTTGAATAAAGTGTAAACTTATTGTAAATTTGTGTTTCTTGTTCTGAAAGCTAGCAATTTCTCGGGCTGATTAAAACGGGGCGGCAGGAATTGGATGGATAAAGCGACGATTTGCGCAGCCTTGCAAACACGACAAGACCGGCATATAATGGAATTGGCTCGAAAAATGCAGAAAGGACACTTATCATACCAGCCCGACATGTTTAATGCATGATTATGAAGCACGCGGTTAAAATTTCGATAATATGTCGTATAAAGATATAAGGAAGCGAAGATATGGAATCCTTCAATCAGCTCTACAAACAGATGCTAAAATCGGCTGTCAAAGGCGAGGCGACCGTGACCGAAACTGACGCACACCTGGTGGACAAGCTCCTGCATCCTGAAAAACATGCGCCCGTCTGGCAGCAAAGCCCCTGCGACTGCAAGGACGGGGAAGAGGCCCCTTGCACCGCGGCGTGCCTTTATAAGGCCATCCGGCGTGATGAAACGGGGGCGCTTATGATTGACGAGAGCCTCTGCGTTGGCTGCTCAGCCTGTATTCAGGCTTGCAAGAGCGGCAAACTGACGCAAAGCAAAGATATTCTGCCCGTGCTTGAAGCCGTTAAAAAAGCGCCCGGTACCGTCTACGCGATGGTTGCACCATCGATTATCGGCCAATTCGGGGAGGCCGCCAGTGCCGGGCGGCTGCGGTGTGCCTTTAAAAAAATCGGATTTGCCGACATGGCGGAGGTCGCGCTGTTTGCCGATATTCTGACATTAAAAGAGGCTCTTTTGTTCGACCGGGAGATTATTACCGATACCGACTATATGCTCACGAGCTGCTGCTGCCCAATCTGGATTGCCATGGTGCGCCGCGGCTATAAACAATTCGTTTCGCATCTGCCAGACCTCGTCTCACCGATGGTGGCTTGCGCGCGTGTTCTCAAACGGCTTGACCCTAAAGCCGTCACGGTCTTTATCGGGCCGTGTATCGCCAAAAAGGTGGAAGCGCGGGAAAAAGACCTTCAGGGTATTGTCGACTTTGTGCTGACATTTGAAGAGATGAAGGACCTGTTTGACGCATTTGAAATCGACATGGCGCATCTGACGGCGGAGCCTGAAGAGCAGTCGTCCCGTGCCGGGCGGATTTACGGCAGGACAGGCGGCGTCAGCGAGGCCGTCTCCGAGACGGTCAGGCGGCTGCGGCCGGGGCGGCACATTGTGGTTAAAGCCGTTCAGGCAGACGGTACAGCGGCTTGCCGAAAGCTTTTGGATGACTTGAAAAACGATGCCGTGACAGCGAATTACCTTGAGGGTATGGGCTGTGACGGCGGCTGCGTTGGAGGGCCGAAGGTTCTGATTGAAAAAGATTATGGCAGGCGTTTTGTCAATGATTATGGCGACGAGGCGTCATTTGCGACGCCGCTGGAGAATCCGGCAGTCTTGAGCCTTTTAAAAAGCCTCGGATTTGAAACGGCGGAAAGCCTCATTGAGGATGAAGATATTTTCGTTCGGCAATTCTAAGATAAAGCCGCCGCACGGTGAAACGACCAAGCGCCCCCGCCACAGTGACGGGGGCGCTTTTTTGCGTGAGGGTGCTTTTACGGATGATGCTTTCTGCGGTTTGGATAGATGGATCTGATAAGGTACCTGTGAAAGAACCAGTCGCCGACGGCAAGGATGATGGCGCTGAAAATGGCGGCACCGACTGAAATAGACGGATATCTTGACCAGAAAGTAAAGGAATAGATTGTGAGAAAAGACAAAACGGCATTGCAGAGCGTTGCGACCATATTATTGGTATGCGACAAAAGCAAAAGGTCAACAATGATATAGCCCACAACAGTGACAGCCAGCGAGATCATGAAAATCTGGCCAACTGTGAGCGCCGTCATCAGATTCAGAAGAATCTCCAAGAGAACAAGGACGATAACAAATTTAAAAAGGATTGCCACGAGATGTTTCAACTGTTTCACCTCTTTATTAATGATTTGCCAACAGATATATTTGGTGTCTTTAGAATCTCCATCGGAAAACGAGATATTCCGCTAAAAGATGGGAATACAAGATTTACCGAATAGATTTTTTAAATTACTGCACAATATTTTCGTCAGAGGTGATTTTTTGCTGACGATGCTTCGGAACATATCCTGCTATACACCAAAGCCCGTTGGGAAAAAAGACATTTTAATAGCAGGCGATAAAATTTTTAAAATAACGATGCCTGGCGTGCTGGAAGACAATATTCATCTGGCGCACACCATAGATGCCGATGGCTTATATGCGTTCCCCGGGCTCATTGATATGCATGCGCATATCACAGGCGGTGGCGGTGAAACGGGTTTTGATAGCCATGTGGGCGAACTCATGGCTGAAGACATCATTGCCGCGGGTATTACAACGCTCGTCGGCCTTCTGGGGGCGGACGGCGTCACGCGCAGCATGGAGGCTTTGTTTGCCAAGGCAAAGGCGCTGGAAGCGGCAGGGTTGACAACATATATCTATTCCGGGAGCTATGCGCTTCCGCCGGTGACGCTGACGGGGAGCCTCGTAAAGGACATGGTGTTCATTGACACCGTTATTGGCGGCGGTGAAATCGCCGTCTCTGACCACCGTTCCTCCTGCCCGAGTACTGAGGACCTGATTAAAATAGCGGCCCAACTGCACCTTGGCGGTCTGCTGGCCGGAAAGGCCGGTGTGATGCATCTGCATGTTGGCGACGGTAAAAAAGGGCTGGGTGCTGTGACGGATATCCTTGAAAATTCCGACCTGCCGATAACGATGTTTATTCCCACCCACGTCAACAGAAACCGGAAGCTTTTTAGCGAAGCCGTCGGATTCGTCAAATCGGGCGGACTGATTGACCTGACGGCAGGCGAGCGGGACGGCATCCCCGTCGCGGAGGCGGTGAGCATCCTTCTTGCCGAAGCCGCCGACCTCTCCCGCGTGTCGGTTAGCTCCGACGCCGGGGGCAGCATACCAACAGGCGGGGTGACGGAAGTGGGGGCATTTTATCGTGACTTTAAGGAAATAATACAGCAGTCGATTTTAATGCCGGGAGAAGCCGTCCGCCTCTTTTCAACAAACGCGGCGGCTGTTTTGAAATTACACCCCCGCAAGGGGAACCTTCGGGAGGGCGGTGATGCCGACATCCTGATAACAGACGACGAGCAGCGTTTGAGAATGCTTTTTGGCAAAGGAAAGCTTCTCTTCAGCAGGCCGTGACAATTGGGGAGACAGACGTGGAATCATCAAAGGGCTATCTCATCATGATCGGCGGCGCCGAGGATAAAAAAAACGGCAGCATCATTTTGCGCCAGGCAGCCGAACTCATTGTGGACACGGAGCGCCTAATTGTGCTGACGACGGCAACGGAAAAGCCGGAAGAGGCCGGACGCAATTACTTGGAGGTTTTTCACGAGCTGGGCATTAAGAACGTTCAAATCATGAACATCGCAACGCGCGAAGAGGCGGCCGACGAGGCATCTTGCACACAGCTTCACAAGGCAAAAGGCCTCTTTATGACGGGCGGCGACCAGCTGCGCCTGACGAGCATTCTGGGCGGCACAAAATTCGGTGCCGGCATTAAAAATCTCTATGCATCCGGCGGCGTCGTCATGGGGACGAGCGCGGGCGCGTCTGTCATGAGTTCAACCATGATCGTCAACGGCGACGATCATGAGCCGGCAAAAAAATGCACGCTGAAAATGGCGCCCGGTCTTGGACTCCTAGACGGCGTCATCATCGACCAGCACTTTGACCAGCGCGGGCGTTTCGGGCGGCTGATGTGCGGGATTGCGGAAAATCCCGCTGTTCTCGGCATCGGTATTGATGAGGACACGTCCATTAAGCTTTACCCAGACATGCACTTTGAGGTTGTCGGATCAAATGCCGTGACAATTCTCGATGGGCGGTCTATTCTGAGCTCCAACGTCTCTGAGCTTCAGCAAAACGAGATTCTGGCAATTGTCGGGGTCACCGTCGACATTCTGCCGCAGGGCTATGGCTTTGATCTCACAAATAGAAAGGTTATGCGATTTTAAATATGAAGGCCAATCCAATAACAATCGACGAGTTGTTTTCTTACGGCGGCAAAAACATTTACAGCCACAAGCCGGTCATCAAAATGGTTGTCGATATCGGACGGTATGGGGATATTCCGACAAAAGATATCCCGCATTTTAACGAGGAGCTTCTCGCGCTCTTTCCCGGGCTTCGGACAAACTGCTGTGCGCTTGGCTACTCCGGCGGATTTCTGGAGAGACTCCGGGAGGGGACGTATCTCGGACATGTTTTAGAGCATGTCATTTTGGAGATGCAGGTTATCTTGGGGTATGACGTGTCGTTTGGCAAAACGCGCACTGTTCAAGAGCCCGACAAATACTACCTTGTTTGCGAATATTTAAATGAAGTTTGCGCATTGGAGTGCGCCAAGGCTGCCGTCATGATTTTTAACAACCTGATTGATGGCCGCGCCGTCGCTATCGACGACCTCATGGCATACCTGAAGAAAATATCTGTCGAAGCAGAGCTTGGCCCCAGCACGCAGGCTATTGCCGACGAGGCCAAAAAGCGCGGGATTCCGGTCACGCGGATTGCCAATGAAAGCCTTATCCGGTTAGGGTACGGCAAAAACAGCCGTCTTGTAGAGTCGACGCTGACAGACGCAACAGCCTGTATCTGCGCCGATATCTCGTGCAACAAACAGCTGTCAAAGCACCTGCTCAGTGAGCAGAAAATCCCGGTGCCGTACGGCAAGGTTGTCTACTCTGAAATGTCGGCGCTGATGGCTGCCGGGCAAATCGGCATGCCGGTTGTCATTAAACCGCTTGACAGCAATCAGGGAAAAGGCGTCCATCTTAATCTGCGTGAGCCTTCGGAAATCCGGGAGGCGTTTGCCAACGCGTCCAAATATTCCAGCGGGGTCATCGTTGAACAGTATGTCACGGGGTCGGATTACCGCGTGCTTGTTGTTGGCAGCGCCGTCAAAGCTGTAGCCAAGCGCGTACCCGCCTGTGTGCAGGGTGATGGCGTTTTGACGATTCGCGCGCTTGTCGAGCGTGTGAACAGTGACCCCAACCGTGGTGATAAGCATGAGCGGCCCCTGACTAAAATCCGGCTGGATGACATCGCGGTCAAGCTGCTGGAAAAGTTCGGCATGACGCCTGATACGGTGCTGCAAGAGGGCG belongs to Oscillospiraceae bacterium CM and includes:
- a CDS encoding beta-aspartyl-peptidase, which translates into the protein MLTMLRNISCYTPKPVGKKDILIAGDKIFKITMPGVLEDNIHLAHTIDADGLYAFPGLIDMHAHITGGGGETGFDSHVGELMAEDIIAAGITTLVGLLGADGVTRSMEALFAKAKALEAAGLTTYIYSGSYALPPVTLTGSLVKDMVFIDTVIGGGEIAVSDHRSSCPSTEDLIKIAAQLHLGGLLAGKAGVMHLHVGDGKKGLGAVTDILENSDLPITMFIPTHVNRNRKLFSEAVGFVKSGGLIDLTAGERDGIPVAEAVSILLAEAADLSRVSVSSDAGGSIPTGGVTEVGAFYRDFKEIIQQSILMPGEAVRLFSTNAAAVLKLHPRKGNLREGGDADILITDDEQRLRMLFGKGKLLFSRP
- a CDS encoding 4Fe-4S binding protein → MESFNQLYKQMLKSAVKGEATVTETDAHLVDKLLHPEKHAPVWQQSPCDCKDGEEAPCTAACLYKAIRRDETGALMIDESLCVGCSACIQACKSGKLTQSKDILPVLEAVKKAPGTVYAMVAPSIIGQFGEAASAGRLRCAFKKIGFADMAEVALFADILTLKEALLFDREIITDTDYMLTSCCCPIWIAMVRRGYKQFVSHLPDLVSPMVACARVLKRLDPKAVTVFIGPCIAKKVEAREKDLQGIVDFVLTFEEMKDLFDAFEIDMAHLTAEPEEQSSRAGRIYGRTGGVSEAVSETVRRLRPGRHIVVKAVQADGTAACRKLLDDLKNDAVTANYLEGMGCDGGCVGGPKVLIEKDYGRRFVNDYGDEASFATPLENPAVLSLLKSLGFETAESLIEDEDIFVRQF
- a CDS encoding cyanophycinase, whose amino-acid sequence is MIGGAEDKKNGSIILRQAAELIVDTERLIVLTTATEKPEEAGRNYLEVFHELGIKNVQIMNIATREEAADEASCTQLHKAKGLFMTGGDQLRLTSILGGTKFGAGIKNLYASGGVVMGTSAGASVMSSTMIVNGDDHEPAKKCTLKMAPGLGLLDGVIIDQHFDQRGRFGRLMCGIAENPAVLGIGIDEDTSIKLYPDMHFEVVGSNAVTILDGRSILSSNVSELQQNEILAIVGVTVDILPQGYGFDLTNRKVMRF
- a CDS encoding DUF2512 family protein, producing MKHLVAILFKFVIVLVLLEILLNLMTALTVGQIFMISLAVTVVGYIIVDLLLLSHTNNMVATLCNAVLSFLTIYSFTFWSRYPSISVGAAIFSAIILAVGDWFFHRYLIRSIYPNRRKHHP